In the Candidatus Nitrospira nitrosa genome, one interval contains:
- the lepB gene encoding signal peptidase I, translating into MTRTSFCSVSDSGRGCFRSIVLWLVGVGLGLLTGCSETSLTVSHVDQEPFTVYQQLARLEVTSDRLFHMIAAQSDVVGYSRLLEAQSGLSTPLTLTQADRIEQSFVHSLKVMLIDLAPTNFWEDQLADYYGTRLAGADAQALVTGYDDESLLLWSTLQDLRESFVRDRLPELLPLVRARSQIYQIPSQSMEPTLLPGDHVIVHQVAYQAAEPQPGDVVVYRYPDENGKRFLHRVIGLPGDQIAIRDQVVYVNGEALSEPYTRHSDRSSMAGHVRDHLPPITVPLETYFLMGDNREESLDSRFLGPISKEHLLGRVLFVYWSVNPDTHDPRWERLNQLVR; encoded by the coding sequence ATGACTCGCACGTCGTTCTGTTCTGTCTCTGATTCCGGCAGGGGCTGCTTCAGGAGTATTGTCCTCTGGTTGGTTGGTGTGGGGCTTGGTCTCTTGACTGGATGCAGCGAGACCTCATTGACGGTGTCTCATGTTGACCAGGAGCCGTTCACGGTTTATCAGCAGCTTGCTCGCCTCGAAGTCACCTCGGATCGCTTGTTCCACATGATCGCTGCTCAGTCGGATGTGGTGGGGTACAGTCGCCTGCTCGAAGCTCAATCGGGCCTGTCTACGCCATTGACCTTGACGCAAGCTGATCGAATTGAACAATCATTCGTCCACTCCCTCAAAGTCATGCTCATCGATCTCGCGCCGACGAACTTCTGGGAAGATCAGCTTGCAGACTACTACGGCACCAGACTGGCTGGCGCAGATGCGCAGGCGCTGGTCACAGGGTATGACGACGAGAGCCTATTACTGTGGTCCACGTTACAGGATCTTCGCGAGTCGTTCGTGAGAGACCGTCTCCCGGAGCTCTTGCCGCTCGTTCGTGCGCGGTCTCAAATTTATCAGATCCCAAGCCAATCCATGGAACCGACGCTGTTGCCGGGAGACCATGTGATTGTGCACCAGGTGGCTTATCAGGCCGCGGAGCCTCAGCCTGGGGACGTCGTCGTCTACCGCTATCCGGACGAGAATGGGAAACGGTTTCTCCATCGCGTGATCGGACTCCCCGGTGATCAGATTGCGATTCGCGACCAGGTCGTGTATGTGAATGGGGAGGCTTTGTCGGAGCCCTATACGCGCCATTCCGACCGCTCAAGTATGGCCGGGCATGTCCGCGATCATCTCCCACCGATTACCGTTCCGCTGGAGACCTATTTTCTGATGGGTGATAACCGTGAGGAAAGTTTAGACAGCCGTTTCTTGGGTCCGATCAGCAAGGAACATCTGCTGGGACGGGTGCTCTTTGTCTACTGGTCGGTCAACCCTGACACCCACGACCCGCGATGGGAACGGCTCAATCAGCTGGTGCGCTGA
- a CDS encoding dienelactone hydrolase family protein, giving the protein MTITESESTDLPTPTGPMRTYLVRPNVEGRYPGVVLYSEIFQVTGPIRRTAAMLASHGLVVAVPEIFHELEPAGTVLAYDEAGAARGNQHKITKTLSSYDGDARAVLDYLASSPYCTGTLGVMGICIGGHLAFRAAMQPDVLAAACFYATDIHKHSLGQGLHDDSLDRVAEIRGELLMIWGRQDPHIPREGRALIYNALSDAAVRFQWHEFNGAHAFLRDEGPRYDPAAARICYGLATELFHRRLR; this is encoded by the coding sequence ATGACCATTACTGAGTCTGAATCGACTGACCTGCCGACTCCAACGGGGCCGATGCGGACCTATCTCGTTCGTCCTAACGTTGAGGGTCGTTATCCTGGGGTGGTGCTCTACTCGGAGATTTTCCAGGTCACGGGGCCGATCCGTCGCACGGCCGCGATGCTGGCGAGCCATGGATTGGTAGTGGCGGTACCGGAGATCTTTCATGAGCTGGAGCCGGCCGGTACGGTATTGGCCTATGACGAGGCAGGCGCGGCGCGCGGCAATCAGCACAAAATCACCAAAACTCTGTCGAGCTATGATGGTGATGCGCGCGCGGTCTTGGACTATCTGGCGTCGTCACCCTATTGCACCGGTACGCTGGGTGTGATGGGGATCTGCATTGGAGGCCATCTGGCGTTTCGTGCGGCGATGCAGCCCGATGTACTGGCCGCCGCCTGTTTCTATGCGACGGACATTCATAAACACAGCCTCGGTCAAGGACTCCATGACGACAGCCTGGATCGGGTTGCCGAGATCAGGGGGGAACTTCTGATGATCTGGGGTCGCCAGGACCCGCATATCCCTCGCGAGGGGCGGGCACTGATTTACAACGCACTGAGCGATGCCGCTGTACGATTTCAGTGGCATGAGTTCAACGGCGCCCATGCCTTTCTTCGTGACGAAGGTCCTCGCTACGACCCGGCTGCTGCACGGATCTGCTATGGTCTCGCGACGGAGCTCTTCCACCGTCGACTACGGTGA
- a CDS encoding DEAD/DEAH box helicase, producing the protein MKQNQSTTSTGPNATGFSPGFASLGLEAPLLTTLETLGYEEPTPIQREAIPPLLAGRDLLGQAATGTGKTAAFALPMLQRIAHAEKARPSALVLVPTRELAIQVGEAMQRYGKELRMSVLAVYGGQAIGPQLHALKRGVDAVVATPGRALDHIRRGTLKLQEVKIVVLDEADEMLDMGFADDLDAILTGTPKTKQTALFSATMPPRIRSIAHRHLHNPVEITIAKEPIKSGTAPRVQQAAYIVTRPHRGAALARVIEVAGAKSALVFCRTRLEVDEVTAMLTGRGHRAEAIHGGMNQGQRDRVMQAFKAGQTELLVATDVAARGLDIPQVSHVINYDLPSSAEVYVHRIGRTGRAGREGVAITILDPREQRLLRTIEQHTKAQVSVLAVPSVADLRAKQLERIHATLAEVLGDGKLDGFTPLVDRLAASHSPSDVAAAAIKLLVRAQGGERPEQEIPAVPSRQAEFSRPVRQAGRYDDRSRSLPSRPDRRPTGPPRHGGGRETGMARVYIGAGREAGIRPGDLVGAIANEVKVNSSVIGAIEVEERFSLVDVPEALAPRIIQQLSRARIKGRKVSVRIFRD; encoded by the coding sequence ATGAAACAGAACCAATCGACAACGTCCACCGGCCCGAATGCCACGGGCTTCTCACCAGGGTTCGCCTCACTCGGGCTTGAAGCGCCGCTTCTTACGACACTGGAAACATTGGGCTATGAAGAACCGACCCCGATCCAACGGGAGGCCATTCCACCGCTGCTGGCAGGTCGAGACCTTTTAGGGCAGGCGGCTACAGGGACCGGTAAGACCGCGGCCTTCGCATTGCCGATGCTGCAGCGAATCGCGCATGCAGAAAAGGCTCGTCCCTCGGCGCTTGTGCTCGTGCCGACCCGCGAATTGGCGATCCAAGTCGGCGAAGCGATGCAGCGGTACGGCAAGGAATTACGGATGAGTGTGTTGGCGGTGTATGGTGGACAGGCAATCGGTCCGCAGTTGCACGCGCTCAAACGGGGGGTCGATGCGGTTGTGGCCACACCTGGACGAGCCTTGGATCATATCCGCCGTGGCACGCTAAAGCTGCAAGAGGTGAAGATCGTCGTCTTGGACGAAGCAGATGAGATGCTCGACATGGGGTTCGCGGATGACCTGGATGCGATTCTGACAGGCACGCCCAAGACCAAACAGACCGCCTTGTTCTCAGCGACGATGCCCCCGCGGATTCGCTCAATCGCCCACAGGCATCTCCACAACCCCGTCGAGATTACGATTGCAAAAGAACCTATCAAATCCGGCACAGCTCCGCGCGTCCAGCAAGCGGCCTATATCGTCACCAGACCGCATCGAGGCGCCGCACTCGCCCGCGTGATTGAGGTAGCCGGTGCAAAATCAGCATTAGTCTTCTGTCGAACCAGGCTGGAAGTAGATGAAGTGACGGCGATGCTCACGGGGCGTGGTCACCGTGCCGAGGCAATCCATGGCGGCATGAACCAGGGACAGCGCGATCGCGTGATGCAGGCGTTCAAGGCTGGGCAAACCGAATTGTTGGTCGCGACGGATGTCGCGGCGCGCGGTCTGGATATTCCACAGGTCTCACATGTAATCAATTACGACCTCCCGTCCTCAGCTGAAGTGTACGTGCATCGGATCGGCAGGACCGGCCGAGCCGGTCGGGAAGGCGTGGCCATCACGATCCTTGACCCGCGAGAACAGCGTTTATTGCGAACGATTGAGCAACACACGAAGGCTCAGGTCAGTGTTTTAGCGGTACCCAGCGTTGCCGATCTTCGCGCCAAACAATTGGAGCGGATCCACGCTACTCTGGCAGAGGTCTTGGGCGATGGTAAGCTGGATGGGTTCACTCCCCTGGTCGATCGCCTGGCTGCCTCCCATTCACCTTCCGATGTTGCGGCGGCTGCGATCAAACTGCTTGTGCGAGCCCAGGGTGGGGAGCGTCCTGAACAAGAGATTCCAGCGGTGCCTTCCCGGCAGGCTGAATTCAGCAGACCGGTCCGGCAGGCCGGTCGCTATGACGATCGGTCCAGGAGTCTACCTTCCCGACCCGATCGTCGGCCGACAGGGCCGCCACGTCATGGTGGCGGGCGGGAGACCGGCATGGCACGGGTATACATCGGTGCTGGACGCGAGGCGGGTATCAGACCCGGCGATCTTGTCGGCGCCATCGCCAACGAGGTGAAAGTCAACTCGAGCGTTATCGGCGCGATCGAAGTCGAAGAGCGGTTTTCTCTGGTCGATGTTCCGGAAGCCCTTGCTCCACGTATTATTCAACAGCTCAGCCGCGCACGGATCAAGGGGAGAAAAGTGTCAGTACGAATCTTTCGCGACTGA
- a CDS encoding anti-sigma factor antagonist (This anti-anti-sigma factor, or anti-sigma factor antagonist, belongs to a family that includes characterized members SpoIIAA, RsbV, RsfA, and RsfB.), translating to MSGICDPLLAVCSMLFGGAASYVILSIAERMRAPDQGQATIRWLLIGALAAGLEIWAMHFIGNLAFCPSVPATEDASLAILSLLSAGATGAIAVYVLSSHVERWMRLVSGGMLMGACMSLTHVTSAMAVHQPTDVQAVILPFVYSVIGIVVLSVIVTVIGGLNITYGGWRVTEKSTAMGVALAGTHLIGLIPMYEMMGDVTNRTQPPAIDVDLLAVVAVSLSTLLAIIDRQVTKASRQARASHARLIEAIESVPQWFALFDAGDRLIICNHKYREVMSGAGAEVQSGDLFESIVRRTAERGDIPAAMGNVEPWMRWRLEMHRNPVTPYIEYRTSGEWLQINERKTQDGGIVCIATDITALKNAEQAAEDAKARLADSLALVEAAKTRMQEELNVGRDIQQSMLPRVFPAFPDRKELELYAVLEPALEIGGDLYDFFLVGQHRLCFVIGDVSGNGVPAALFMAMTKIMVKTRAASDPSPASIVTHVNDALSAENDSCMFVTLYLGILNLRDGTLVTTNAGHNPPLLKRANGAFEWLTAQDGPLVGPMAGIAFKESTIQLEPGDELFLYTDGVTEADNRRRELFGKDRLKMVLDKSQARSVVDRLGDVMQAVRTFAGDAPQADDITMLGLRYHGMTPSDIATRVFRQTMRNQLEAIPVLQIAFEEYVAQWDGAKPLIPTLNMALDDLLNNVVQYAFPNDPTEHHIHVEGDVQDGCVILTITDDGIPFNPLSAAPPDLSLLLHEREIGGLGIHLVRSMFDQVTYHRNVGCNVLTVKKKLVSESSVLGHRADTARISSSDVEKQSRPLAHEPMGVGIHVESSRRGTVVIVAPRDRFDTNSAPEVEQILTDYIERGERRIVLDLSHISYISSIGLRVILKAAMDMTGRGGRLVLAGGTEHVRTVLQLSGALLMSLYVSTLEEAHSKVQEGG from the coding sequence ATGTCGGGAATCTGTGATCCGCTGCTCGCAGTCTGTTCGATGTTATTTGGGGGCGCAGCTTCCTACGTCATTTTGAGTATCGCCGAACGGATGCGTGCTCCCGACCAAGGTCAAGCCACGATTCGATGGCTGCTCATTGGAGCCCTCGCAGCCGGCCTTGAGATCTGGGCCATGCATTTCATCGGGAACCTCGCCTTTTGTCCAAGCGTTCCGGCAACCGAAGACGCTAGCCTTGCCATACTCTCACTACTCTCCGCTGGGGCAACCGGAGCCATCGCTGTCTATGTGCTCAGCAGTCACGTCGAGAGGTGGATGCGGCTCGTCTCCGGGGGTATGTTGATGGGGGCCTGCATGAGTCTCACCCACGTGACCAGCGCCATGGCTGTGCACCAACCGACGGATGTCCAAGCCGTCATTCTTCCATTTGTCTATTCGGTCATCGGCATCGTTGTTCTCAGTGTGATCGTCACCGTGATCGGAGGATTGAATATCACCTACGGTGGTTGGCGGGTGACGGAAAAGTCGACCGCGATGGGGGTCGCCCTTGCCGGGACGCATCTGATCGGGCTGATTCCGATGTACGAAATGATGGGGGATGTCACGAACCGTACTCAGCCACCGGCCATCGACGTTGATCTGCTTGCGGTCGTCGCCGTGTCACTGTCCACCCTCCTGGCCATTATCGATCGGCAAGTGACGAAGGCCTCTCGTCAGGCTCGCGCGAGTCATGCTCGGTTGATCGAGGCGATTGAAAGCGTTCCGCAATGGTTCGCATTGTTCGACGCGGGCGATCGTCTGATCATCTGCAACCACAAGTATCGCGAAGTCATGTCCGGGGCTGGGGCTGAAGTTCAATCCGGCGACCTCTTCGAATCGATCGTCCGTCGGACCGCCGAACGCGGCGATATCCCAGCTGCGATGGGGAATGTCGAACCCTGGATGCGCTGGCGTCTTGAGATGCATCGCAATCCGGTGACACCGTACATTGAGTATCGGACCAGTGGGGAGTGGCTGCAAATCAATGAGCGGAAGACCCAGGATGGCGGGATCGTTTGTATCGCCACCGACATTACGGCTTTAAAAAATGCCGAACAAGCGGCCGAGGATGCCAAGGCACGGTTGGCGGATTCGTTGGCTTTGGTCGAGGCCGCAAAAACCCGTATGCAAGAAGAGTTGAATGTCGGCCGCGATATTCAACAGAGTATGCTGCCGCGCGTATTTCCCGCTTTCCCAGATCGCAAGGAATTGGAACTTTATGCCGTGCTGGAACCAGCCTTGGAGATCGGCGGCGATCTCTACGATTTTTTTCTCGTCGGTCAGCATCGGCTCTGTTTTGTGATCGGTGATGTGTCGGGCAACGGAGTCCCTGCCGCGTTGTTTATGGCCATGACGAAAATCATGGTGAAGACCAGAGCCGCCTCTGATCCGTCTCCCGCCAGCATCGTGACTCATGTGAATGATGCGCTCAGTGCCGAGAACGATAGCTGCATGTTCGTCACGCTCTATCTCGGCATCTTGAATCTCCGAGACGGCACGCTTGTGACAACCAATGCCGGCCATAATCCTCCCTTGTTAAAGCGAGCGAATGGAGCGTTCGAATGGCTGACGGCTCAAGATGGGCCTCTGGTCGGGCCTATGGCGGGCATTGCGTTCAAAGAAAGTACCATTCAGTTGGAGCCTGGGGACGAACTCTTTCTCTACACCGATGGAGTCACCGAAGCGGACAATAGGAGGCGCGAACTGTTCGGCAAGGATCGGCTGAAAATGGTGCTGGATAAATCACAGGCTCGTTCGGTGGTGGATCGTTTGGGGGACGTGATGCAGGCGGTGAGAACGTTTGCGGGTGACGCTCCACAGGCGGATGACATCACGATGCTGGGATTGCGCTATCACGGCATGACTCCCTCTGATATTGCGACGCGGGTGTTTCGACAGACGATGCGCAACCAGTTGGAGGCCATTCCAGTTCTACAGATCGCCTTTGAGGAGTATGTGGCACAATGGGACGGAGCCAAGCCGTTGATCCCTACGCTCAATATGGCTCTGGATGACTTGCTGAACAATGTGGTGCAGTATGCCTTTCCCAACGACCCAACAGAGCATCACATCCATGTGGAAGGGGATGTGCAGGATGGGTGTGTCATTTTGACTATTACGGATGACGGCATTCCCTTCAACCCCTTAAGCGCCGCTCCTCCTGACCTTTCCTTATTGCTGCATGAACGAGAAATCGGTGGGTTGGGCATTCATCTGGTCCGCTCTATGTTTGACCAAGTCACCTACCACCGCAACGTGGGATGCAATGTGTTGACGGTGAAGAAGAAACTGGTATCCGAGTCCTCTGTTCTCGGTCACCGAGCTGATACGGCTCGGATCAGCTCAAGCGATGTCGAGAAACAGTCACGACCACTGGCCCACGAGCCGATGGGCGTGGGGATTCATGTTGAATCAAGTCGACGCGGGACCGTGGTGATCGTCGCACCGCGGGATCGCTTCGACACGAATAGTGCACCGGAAGTTGAACAGATTCTGACGGATTACATCGAGAGAGGCGAACGCCGGATTGTGTTGGATCTCTCCCATATTTCGTACATTTCCTCGATTGGGTTGCGGGTGATCCTGAAAGCCGCCATGGACATGACCGGAAGGGGTGGAAGACTCGTCCTCGCAGGAGGAACTGAGCATGTTCGCACCGTACTCCAACTGAGCGGGGCGTTGCTGATGAGCCTCTATGTCTCCACGTTAGAAGAGGCCCACTCCAAGGTCCAAGAGGGAGGGTAA
- a CDS encoding STAS domain-containing protein, producing MMDQGTRHTLTLTSRESAGITFVKVQGSLSATTAEQGNKEIKKILDQGAKKLVLNLADVDYISSGGIRVLILTSKELSAVQGQMKIAAAKGMVKEALEASGFHLLNRVYGSTIELCNTEEEAAAGFTT from the coding sequence ATGATGGACCAAGGAACCCGACACACATTGACCTTGACTTCCCGTGAAAGCGCGGGGATTACCTTCGTGAAGGTGCAGGGTAGCTTGTCTGCCACCACTGCCGAACAGGGGAACAAGGAGATCAAGAAGATTTTGGACCAAGGCGCGAAAAAACTCGTCCTGAACTTGGCCGATGTCGATTATATCAGCAGTGGGGGAATCCGCGTCCTGATCCTGACCTCAAAAGAGCTGAGTGCCGTTCAAGGACAGATGAAGATCGCGGCAGCAAAAGGGATGGTCAAGGAGGCGCTCGAAGCCAGCGGATTTCATCTGCTCAACCGTGTGTACGGAAGCACCATTGAACTCTGTAACACGGAAGAAGAGGCTGCCGCGGGATTTACGACCTAG
- a CDS encoding geranylgeranyl reductase family protein gives MSLAYDVIVVGSGPAGSITAWRLARAGVRVAVIEKAALPRYKTCGGGIIGRTIQALPIDVRHVIEQDCHTAQLHVVSEGLSFTTHRSVPIVSMTMRDQFDYALLSAAQAAGAVLYQRCAVEEVSPKSDSVTVMTHRGAMMAQFLVAADGALSQVARKVGMADGRVLIPALEYEVTIPQERLDRLRGVARFDFGILPHGYAWAFPKQQHLSIGILSMVQRERELKRAITQYLDLLGCGDLTRIDRHGFVIPIRPRTGPFMKNRILVVGDAAGFADPVTGEGISGALRSGQLAAQSLIDGNLEEEAVQGKYTRSVTESLMPELRAGRLLARLLYDFPRLRSWAFLRQGQRLSEAVTDVMAGTRTYCDLTGIPQALVRLLTPAWSKKAGD, from the coding sequence ATGAGCCTCGCGTATGATGTCATCGTGGTCGGCAGCGGTCCAGCCGGTTCTATCACGGCGTGGCGATTGGCCAGGGCAGGTGTCCGGGTTGCCGTCATTGAGAAGGCTGCACTGCCCCGGTACAAGACCTGTGGTGGTGGGATCATTGGTCGTACCATACAGGCCTTGCCTATCGATGTGCGCCATGTGATTGAACAGGACTGTCACACGGCCCAACTCCATGTTGTTTCCGAGGGCTTATCCTTCACCACTCATCGATCAGTACCAATTGTCTCCATGACGATGCGCGATCAGTTTGATTATGCCCTGCTGTCCGCTGCACAGGCTGCAGGTGCTGTACTGTATCAACGCTGCGCCGTCGAAGAGGTTTCTCCGAAGAGTGACTCGGTGACCGTTATGACCCACAGGGGGGCCATGATGGCCCAGTTTCTCGTCGCTGCCGACGGGGCGCTCAGCCAGGTCGCACGGAAAGTCGGAATGGCGGACGGACGGGTACTGATTCCAGCTTTGGAGTACGAGGTCACGATCCCTCAGGAGCGGTTGGATCGCTTGCGCGGCGTGGCACGATTTGATTTTGGCATCCTTCCCCATGGCTATGCCTGGGCGTTTCCGAAACAACAACACCTCTCGATCGGTATCCTCTCGATGGTTCAGCGAGAACGCGAGCTGAAGCGCGCAATCACGCAGTACCTCGACTTGCTTGGGTGTGGTGATCTGACTCGGATTGATCGTCACGGATTCGTCATTCCCATTCGGCCACGAACAGGACCATTTATGAAGAACCGCATTCTGGTGGTGGGGGACGCGGCTGGATTTGCCGATCCGGTCACCGGAGAAGGCATTTCAGGTGCCCTTCGCAGTGGTCAATTGGCTGCCCAGTCCTTGATTGACGGGAATCTGGAAGAAGAAGCCGTTCAAGGCAAGTATACTCGGTCAGTAACAGAGTCCCTCATGCCTGAACTGCGAGCCGGGCGCCTGTTGGCCCGATTGCTGTACGACTTTCCTCGTCTCCGGTCATGGGCGTTTTTACGGCAAGGGCAGCGCCTCTCTGAAGCGGTGACGGATGTGATGGCCGGGACCCGGACCTATTGCGACCTGACAGGCATACCTCAGGCCCTAGTCAGACTGCTGACTCCTGCATGGAGCAAGAAGGCGGGAGACTGA
- a CDS encoding zinc metallopeptidase, translating into MIRLVLLLIILALVIVGPQLWTKRVFARHNTPRPDFPGTGGELARHLLNRFDLQHVIVEPTRIGEHYDPVSKTVRLTPEIFDGKSLTAITIAAHEVGHAIQHHLGYQPLTERTKLVLVAQKAEKIGAVLMMAIPIAGAVARTPVASVVVLMAGMATMGISTLVHLITLPVEWDASFKRALPVLRQGNYLSPEDERGARSILTAAAFTYLAASLASLVNLWRWIGFLRR; encoded by the coding sequence ATGATACGCCTCGTCCTACTGCTGATCATCCTGGCGCTGGTCATCGTGGGGCCGCAACTCTGGACCAAGCGTGTCTTTGCCAGACACAATACGCCTCGTCCGGACTTTCCTGGGACCGGAGGAGAGTTAGCCAGACACCTGCTCAATCGATTCGACCTTCAGCACGTCATCGTGGAGCCGACGCGAATAGGCGAGCACTATGATCCTGTCAGCAAAACGGTTCGTCTGACACCGGAAATCTTCGATGGTAAATCCCTGACGGCGATTACAATTGCCGCCCACGAAGTCGGACACGCCATTCAGCACCACCTCGGATATCAGCCATTGACGGAGCGTACAAAGCTCGTGCTGGTTGCGCAGAAAGCGGAAAAGATCGGGGCAGTGCTCATGATGGCCATTCCCATCGCAGGGGCCGTCGCGCGCACCCCGGTTGCGAGTGTCGTCGTGCTGATGGCTGGGATGGCGACGATGGGGATCTCGACGTTGGTCCACCTAATCACCCTTCCCGTCGAATGGGATGCCAGTTTCAAGCGGGCCCTGCCCGTTCTCCGGCAAGGGAATTATCTCTCGCCGGAGGATGAGCGGGGAGCTCGTAGCATCCTGACAGCTGCCGCATTCACCTACCTGGCCGCATCCCTGGCAAGCTTGGTGAACCTCTGGCGCTGGATCGGGTTTCTCAGGCGATAG